GTAGCCAAAGGTGGTAACCTGGCACTTAATGTCGCACCACAACCAGATGGCCGCTTGTCACCAACAGCGATGGATCGGATGAAAGGAATGGGCAGTTGGCTCAAAGTCCATGGTGAGGCGATTTATGGAACACGCATATGTGCGCCATACTCCGTTGGAAATACACATTTCACGAAAAAAGGCGATGTCATCTACGCTATTCATCTGTACTCAAAAGTGCAGGAACTCGTGATTAGTGAGATTTGTATTTCACTCGAGCAGGCTGTGACGCAAATAGATCTTGTTGGCGGACAAGAGAATCTAACATTCGAACGAACAACAACGGGATTGATCGTTCATTTACCAGAGAGCGAGCTTACGGGAATTGCCCCAATTGCACATGTATTTCGCATAAAATAACGAGTTGAACTATGGGAGGAAGAGCAGATGCAACAATGGTTCACTGATGCAAAGCTAGGAATTTTCATTCACTATGGAATTTATGCGGTACAAGGAGTTGCAGAATCATGGTCTTTCTATAACGGGAGAATGTCTTATGAGGACTATATGAAGCAATTGAATGGTTTTACGGCCTCTAAATTTGATGCGAAGTATTGGGCAGATCTGATTGCGAAGTCAGGAGCTAAGTATTCTGTTCTTACAACGAAACATCATGACGGAGTTGCATTATTTGATACGAAATTCAGTGATTTGAGCGTTATGAAGGCGACACCTGCCAAGAGAGATATTATTAAGGAGTGGTCTGAGGCGATTCGAGATCAGGGTCTTCGCGTAGGGATGTATTACTCCCTCATTGACTGGTCTCATCCTGATTATCCTTCAGTCTATGAGAATGGTGTCGTACCAGATGACTTGAGACAGATAAATCGTTATTCAAGTCCGATGGATGGTGTCCAAGATCCAGAGCGATGGGAAAGATTTCTGGCATTTAACCGTAATCAATTAGGAGAAGTGTTAACGGATTATGGTCAGGTTGATCTGTTATGGTTCGATGGAGATTGGGAACGAAGCGCAGAGCAGTGGGGATTACCAGCATTCAAAGATTATTTAAAATCATTTAATCCTGATCTTATTATAAACTCACGTTTGCAAGGGTATGGGGATTATAAGACTCCTGAGCAAGGTCTTCCCATTACGCGTCCGGAAGGTCCGTGGGAATTCTGTACGACGATAAATACGTCATGGGGTTATGTGCATACAGACCACAATTATAAATCATTGAATCAAATGATCCGAATGTTCTGTGACTGTATCAGCATGGGCGGTAATATGCTGTTAGATATTGGGCCCATAGAGGATGGAACGATTGATCCTAGGCAGGAAGCGATCTTGCTCGGATTAGGTGATTGGATACGTACACATGAAGAAGCCATCTATGGAACACAAGAGGGTATTATGACACGCTACTATCTGGGTGGCAGTACATTGTCTCCCGATAAGAAGAACTTGTATCTCTTCGTTTACGATACGCCGAAGGAGAACATTTGCCTCAAAGGGCTGTGTAATCCCATTACCAAGATTACGGTGCTTCACTCAGGCAAGGAGCTCAACCATGAAATTCACGGTGGTGTGCCCTGGTTCCACATACCAGGTACAACTTGGATTCAGATAACACCTGAAGATATGCATGAACAAGTGACAGTACTTAAATTGGAATTCGATGAAGAAATTGAGATGTACGGCGGCTCAGGTGCAGTTGTAACGCACAACTAAAGTACATTAACGGATAAAGGAGCATTCGCATGGTAAATCGAAGTGGAGTAGCAGAGCCACACATTGTTTCATACGCCCCCAAGCATTATCTGTGCAGACGAGCGACGGAGTCGCTTGTCTTGGATGGGAAGCTAGATAAGCCCTTTTGGCAGCATGCAGCATGGACAGAAAAGTTTGTTGATATTGAAGGGGATTTGCGTCCGATGCCAGGAAAGGATACGAGGGTAAAAATGCTATGGGATGATGAGTATTTTTACTTTGGTGCAGAGCTGATGGAAGATCAGATCTGGGGAACGCTGACAGAACGTGATTCCGTTATTTTTTACGATAATGATTTTGAGATTTTTATAGATCCAACAGGAGATTCCCATCAATATTACGAGTTTGAGATTAACGCCTTGAACACGGTATGGGACTTACTCCTTGTGAAACCTTATCGTGACGGAGGTCCTCCAATTAACGGTTGGGATATCCAAGGCTTGAAGACGGCTGTTCATATCGAAGGTGAGTTAAATAACCCGCACGCTGACAATCGGAAATGGACGGTTGAAATTGCAATACCTTGGAATAGTTTAAAAGAATGTGCTACGGATCAACGATTACCTTATGCTGGGGAGTTTTGGCGTGTTAATTTTTCACGTGTTGAATGGCGGACCGAGGTTGTCGATGGCAAGTATCGTAAGCTTCTCAACCCCGACACAGGGAAACCTTATCCTGAGGATAATTGGGTGTGGTCACCACAAGGAGTCATTAATATGCATTATCCAGAACTGTGGGGCTATGTTGTATTCGTGAATGAAGCGGGTCCATATCACTTCGACATCCCTCGCGATGAACATATCAAATGGGAATTACGGAAGCTCTATTATCGTGAGCGGAACTATTACGAAACACATGGCATGTTCACAGCCGATTTTAATGCATTGTGTGAAGAAGATACATGGACCATAGAACCAAACATTGAAACGACGACTAAAGCTTTTATTATATCTGCATCAACATCAGATGAGACGTCCCGTCTTTACATTCGCGAGGACGGGTTTCTCTGGAAGGAGTAATCAGATATGGAACAGATTGAACGTAAGTTTCAGGAGAAAAAGAGTTTGGCCAAGGCACGTGCAACGCAGTTATTTCAAATCTTTGAACAGGACTTGACAGAAGAAGAAATAATTGCACTTAAGTATCTCTATGCGTATATGCCAGTGAATGATTTGGCGGATTACAATGGTGAGCTTTTCTTGAATCATGTGAGAACGACACTAAAGATTCGCCGAAATATGCCATGGCAAGTCCCGGATCATATATTTTTACATTTCGTACTGCCCTACCGTGTTAATACTGAAAATATTGAAGAACACCGCCAAATTCTTCATGAACAATTAGCAGAGCGAACTAGCAAGTTGTCCATGACGGAAGCCATTCTGGAGACAAATTACTGGTGTCATGAGGTGGCAACGTATATTGGGAGTGATTTGCGGACGATTTCACCATTATCGATGATTCGAAATGCACGTGGTCGTTGCGGTGAAGAATCCACACTAGCTGTGGCAGCCCTTCGCAGTATAGGTATACCTGCACGTCAAGTGTATACGCCACGTTGGGCGCATTGTGATGATAACCACGCATGGGTGGAGGCATGGGCAGACGGTGAATGGTATTTTATTGGGGCTTGTGAGCCGGAAGCCCGTCCTAATCAAGGATGGTTTGGACCTCCAGCGCGTAGAGCAATGTTAATTAACACGCGTATTCTCGCTAATTATCAAGGTCCAGAAGATATTACGCTTGCAGATGAGTGGTTCACTGAAATTAATGTGTTGGAAAATTACGCATCCACGCGGACAATTACGATTCATGTGAAAGATGAATTCGGACAGTCTGTGCAGGATGCAGAAGTACAGTTCCAAGTGTATAACATGGCGGAATTTTTCCCGATTGCCATCCTTCCTACCAATGCTCAAGGAGAAGCAACTTTCAAAACAGGTCTCGGTGACCTCATGATTCGTGCGGCAAAGGGTGGTACTTGGGGGGAAGTGAAAATTTCAGTGGCGGACAGTGAATGCGTTGAGCTTGTACTGAATCAAGAAAATCAGCCTGCTGCAGGAACGATGGCCGATTATGATATGGTTCCACCTCCAGCGTGTGAAGGTGAGGTAATAGAGGAACTGTCTGAAATTCGTATCCAGCGACATAATGAACGTTTGGAGGAAGGGATCTCAATCCGTTCGAAATATGAAGCGACATTTGTGACAGAAGAAGCAGCGAGGAAGCTCGGGGAAACACTGGGTCTCCCGGAAGATCGTGTATGGACAGTGCTTCAGAAGGCACGTGGTAACAGTGTAGAGATAGCCGCATTTCTGGAGGCAGCCACATCCGCGTATGGAGAATGGGCTTTACGGTTATTGGAATGTATTAATGAAAAGGATTTAATTGACACATTTATTCCTACCCTTACAGATCATGTAGCTGGTGCGCTTGCTGTACGTGGTGAGCTCACAGAGGAAGTGTTCGTGCCCTACATTTTGCGTCCTCGTGTTCACTACGAGATGATTACACCGTATCGTACATTTTTCCAACAAGCTTTCACTTCGGATGAAGTGGCATTGTTCCGCAAGGACCCAACGAAGCTGGTTCAATTCATAGAAGAAACGTGGGATATATGGACAGACCTTCCGAATCTGAAAGGGAAGGGAACGGCAGTGGGTACCTTTGAATTGCGCGTAGGCGATCGCAGTTCCCTGGATATCATGTTCGTATCCATTTGTCGTAGTTTAGGAATCCCAGCGCGAATTCATCCCATTGAATCCAAGCCGCAATTTATAGTGGATAATATTTTCGTGGATGCTCAATTTACCAAAGGCGTTGTTGGAGGCGGGATAGAATTAGCGAACGGCACGCTCATACTTCATCGTGATCAGGGTGTAGGGACAGTCCAACCAACGGCTTCATACTATGAGAATTTCACATTAGCTCGGCTGGAGAACGGTTTTTATAAAACCTTATGTTATCCGAATGGCGCAAATGACCTATATGATACACCACTTGAGGTTGAGCAGGGAGCATACCGTCTGACGACAGGCGTAAGATTAAAAGATGGCACCGTGCTTATAAAGTTCACTTATTTCCATATTGCAGAAGGGGAAGAGACGAAGTTGGTCATGAAATATCGTCAATCTACATTGGAAATTCCAGTGTACGGCAAGGTGGAACGACTCAAGCAGCTGACCTCATGGGCAGGAGTAGAACAGACTTTCGCAGATCTTATTGGTGGAAAGGGCGCCTATGTCGCTTGGCTGGAGCCGGAACGAGAGCCTTCAAAGCATTTACTTCGTGAACTCGCTGAGTTGAAGCATGAGTTCAATGCGCTAGGTGCTCCCATCATTCTTATTATTGGTGACAAGCAATGTGCAGCTTCGTTTCATCCCGAGGACTATCCAGATCTTCCTGCAAATGCAGTGTTTGTACGTGATTCAACGAATAATCTATTGCCCGAATTATTTGCATCGTCCCAAGCGAGTGAAGCGGGCTTCCCGCATCTTATCATTGTGGACCGTGAAGATCAGATTCGTTACATGTCATCAGGATATAAGATTGCAGCGAGCAAGGAAGCGATTCAAATCTTAAGAAGGTTGTGAAAGGATGGATCAACAGATGATTGTAGCAGGCTACGTGAGTGATTCCAAACTATCTGAGTTATCGGGTGACCACTTGATGAAGTTAACGCATCTCAACGTTGCATTTGGTTATGTGAAAGAAGATCAGATTACAACAGCACATTTGAAATGCACGAACCAGCTACAAGAGATGAAAGCGATGTATCCGAATCTGACACTGCTACTCTCCGTAGGCGGATGGGGGAATGGGGGCTTCTCTGAGGCTGCCTCTACCGAAGAAGGACGTCAGAAATTTGCAGCGTCGGCTGTGCAAGTGGTAACAGATTTCCCGTTCGATGGAATCGATTTGGATTGGGAATATCCTTGTTACAGTGAAGCGGATATTAAATCGTCGCCGGATGATAAATGCAATTTCACACTGCTATTAAAGGCGATTCGAGATGCACTGGATGTGAAAGGTACAGCGGATAGCAGGCATTACCTGCTTACAATTGCGGCAGGTGCTGATCAGTATTACATTGATGGCACCGAGATGGATCAAGTACAGCAATATTTGGATTTTATACAGCTGATGACCTACGATATGCGTGGCGGTTTCCAGATTCTAACGGGACATCATACGAATTTATTTCATACGACAGGAGATTTGTATCGTATCAGTACAGAGGCATCGGTGAATATGTTCATTCAGGCAGGCGTTCCCCGAGAGAAAATCGTCATTGGCGTGGCGTTCTATTCCCGAATGTGGAAGCAGGTGCCGAATAAGACCCATGGATTTCTACAAATGGCGGGCACAACGGGTGGCTATGGTCCAGAATATACAGAGCTGTTTGCTAATTACATCAATCAGAATGGCTACACACGGCATTGGGACGATGAGGCCAAAGCACCATATTTATTTAATGGAGACACGTTTATTTCCTATGATGACGTAGATTCGATCGCACATAAATGTGAGTATGTCAAACGTGAAAAACTTGCGGGTGCCATGTTCTGGGAATATAGCTGTGATAGGACACACACGTTGCTTGATGCACTGTATGCAGGCTTATATGAGAGCGTGAAGTGAGCTACCTGTTCAATTAGTTAAGAAACATGATACTTCAGTCAACAAACGTTAGATTCAGGATAAATTCCCTTTTAATGCGCTTTATTATGATTTAAAGTAGGGGTGCAAGTAGGGTTAGACATACTGAAAACGTAGTTGCAGATCACAATTGTATACATGGAAGGAGTTTATGAAATGAGCAAAATTATTGGTGAAGCACTATCAAATATTCCTTGGCAGGATAAGCCGAGTGGCTATAACGCTCCAGTGTGGCGATATACCCATAATCCGATTATTCAGCGAGATGCACAGTTAAACTCGAACAGTATTTTTAATTCCGCGGTTATTCCTTTTGAAGAGGGATATGCAGGGGTATTCCGTTGTGACTCCAGATCTGTAAGTATGGACATATTCGCTGGCTTCAGTCAGGACGGGCTTCAATGGGAGATTAATGAGAATCCGATCCAATTTGAAGGCGACGAATATGTAACAAAGCGGGAGTATCGTTACGATCCACGCGTCTGCAAAATCGAGGATAAATATTATGTTTCTTGGTGTAATGGATACCATGGTCCTACAATTGGTCTCGCATATACGTATGATTTCAAAACCTTTCACCAATTAGAAAACGCTTTCCTGCCATACAACCGGAATGGTGTATTATTCCCGCGCAAAATAAATGGCAAATATGCGATGTTAAGCCGTCCAAGTGATACGGGGCATACACCATTTGGAGATATCTTTTTTAGTGAGAGCCCTGACCTGACGTATTGGGGAAAGCATCGTTACGTGATGGGTACGATCAATTCGGACGCTTCTGCATGGCAATCGAAGAAAATTGGTCCAGGGCCGATTCCAATTGAAACAGATCGCGGATGGTTGTTGATCTATCATGGCGTAATAAATACGTGTAACGGGTTCGTATATCGGATGGGTGTTGCTTTATTAGATTTGAATGAGCCATGGAAGGTGTTAGCACGTTCACGAAATTATATTCTCGGACCAGAGACATTGTATGAGTGTGTAGGAGATGTGCCAAATGTCACCTTCCCTTGCGCAGCACTTTCGGATGGCGATACAGGCCGAATTGCAATTTACTATGGCTGTGCTGATACCGTAACAGGCGTTGCCTTCACAACTGTGGATGAGTTGTTCGACTATATGGATAAGTATCCGCTCGAGAATTAGTAGAGTAAGCGAAGTGTCATAGCAAGTTAAAATAACTATAGGGAGAGATTGAGATGTCCAGCAAACGACCTTGGAAAATATACGCAATCCATCATTCTCATACAGATATCGGATATACAGAGCGTCAAGAGAAAATTCAGCAGTATCATGTTAATTTCATTCGCCAGGTCTTGCATATTTTACGTGAAAGCAAATCGGGACGTCGTCCGGAATGGCAAGGCTTTAAGTGGGTCTGTGAGACATTTTGGCCGATTGAAACCTTTCTGAAGCAGGCGACAGAGCAAGAGAAGATAGAGTTCGCTGAGGGCGTGAGACAGGGAGCTATCGGGTTGTCGGGGACTTATCTAAATATGACAGAATTAATTGGTAAAGAGCTATTCCAATCGATGATTGCGCGGGTGTGTGATTACGGACAGTCCATTGAAATTCCTGTAACATCGGCAATGACAGCAGATATTAACGGTTTCAGCTGGGGGTATGGTCAGGTATTGCTGGATGCTGGGATCCAGAATCTGTCCACCTGTATTCATACGCATCATGGAATGTTTCCTTGCTGGAAGAAGCAGCAGCCGTTCTGGTGGGAGATGCCTTCAGGGGATCGCCTGTTGACGTGGAGCGGAGAGCATTATGTGTTCGGAAATGATCTGGGGCTTGTACCTGGCATGGGTGGAAAATATACGATTAAAGATGAATTCGATATGAGTAAGGGCGCGGATTTTGAAATAGCTGAACAACGGATCGGGCGTTATATCGATCGTCTGACAGAGGATGGCTATGCATTTGATTTCTTTCCGGCGATGTTCTCAGGCTTGCCTACGGATAATAACCCGCCAAATGCGGCGGCAATAGAGTTTATCCAACAATGGAACACCAAGCATGGGGACCGGATTTTAATTCAAATGGCAACGCTAGATGACTTCTTTGCAGAAGTCCGTGCCCATGCAGCACAGCATCCGGAAGATATTCCTGTTTATCGAGGAGATTGGCCAGATTGGTGGACGGATGGGGTTGGCTCGACACCAAAGCATGTACAAGTATTCCGTGAGGCGCAGCGGGTGTACCAGAAGGTAAGAAGACTAGATCCTAATTATGACATCATTTCCCCGGAAGC
This genomic stretch from Paenibacillus sp. FSL H7-0737 harbors:
- a CDS encoding alpha-L-fucosidase, which encodes MQQWFTDAKLGIFIHYGIYAVQGVAESWSFYNGRMSYEDYMKQLNGFTASKFDAKYWADLIAKSGAKYSVLTTKHHDGVALFDTKFSDLSVMKATPAKRDIIKEWSEAIRDQGLRVGMYYSLIDWSHPDYPSVYENGVVPDDLRQINRYSSPMDGVQDPERWERFLAFNRNQLGEVLTDYGQVDLLWFDGDWERSAEQWGLPAFKDYLKSFNPDLIINSRLQGYGDYKTPEQGLPITRPEGPWEFCTTINTSWGYVHTDHNYKSLNQMIRMFCDCISMGGNMLLDIGPIEDGTIDPRQEAILLGLGDWIRTHEEAIYGTQEGIMTRYYLGGSTLSPDKKNLYLFVYDTPKENICLKGLCNPITKITVLHSGKELNHEIHGGVPWFHIPGTTWIQITPEDMHEQVTVLKLEFDEEIEMYGGSGAVVTHN
- a CDS encoding carbohydrate-binding family 9-like protein, yielding MVNRSGVAEPHIVSYAPKHYLCRRATESLVLDGKLDKPFWQHAAWTEKFVDIEGDLRPMPGKDTRVKMLWDDEYFYFGAELMEDQIWGTLTERDSVIFYDNDFEIFIDPTGDSHQYYEFEINALNTVWDLLLVKPYRDGGPPINGWDIQGLKTAVHIEGELNNPHADNRKWTVEIAIPWNSLKECATDQRLPYAGEFWRVNFSRVEWRTEVVDGKYRKLLNPDTGKPYPEDNWVWSPQGVINMHYPELWGYVVFVNEAGPYHFDIPRDEHIKWELRKLYYRERNYYETHGMFTADFNALCEEDTWTIEPNIETTTKAFIISASTSDETSRLYIREDGFLWKE
- a CDS encoding transglutaminase domain-containing protein — encoded protein: MEQIERKFQEKKSLAKARATQLFQIFEQDLTEEEIIALKYLYAYMPVNDLADYNGELFLNHVRTTLKIRRNMPWQVPDHIFLHFVLPYRVNTENIEEHRQILHEQLAERTSKLSMTEAILETNYWCHEVATYIGSDLRTISPLSMIRNARGRCGEESTLAVAALRSIGIPARQVYTPRWAHCDDNHAWVEAWADGEWYFIGACEPEARPNQGWFGPPARRAMLINTRILANYQGPEDITLADEWFTEINVLENYASTRTITIHVKDEFGQSVQDAEVQFQVYNMAEFFPIAILPTNAQGEATFKTGLGDLMIRAAKGGTWGEVKISVADSECVELVLNQENQPAAGTMADYDMVPPPACEGEVIEELSEIRIQRHNERLEEGISIRSKYEATFVTEEAARKLGETLGLPEDRVWTVLQKARGNSVEIAAFLEAATSAYGEWALRLLECINEKDLIDTFIPTLTDHVAGALAVRGELTEEVFVPYILRPRVHYEMITPYRTFFQQAFTSDEVALFRKDPTKLVQFIEETWDIWTDLPNLKGKGTAVGTFELRVGDRSSLDIMFVSICRSLGIPARIHPIESKPQFIVDNIFVDAQFTKGVVGGGIELANGTLILHRDQGVGTVQPTASYYENFTLARLENGFYKTLCYPNGANDLYDTPLEVEQGAYRLTTGVRLKDGTVLIKFTYFHIAEGEETKLVMKYRQSTLEIPVYGKVERLKQLTSWAGVEQTFADLIGGKGAYVAWLEPEREPSKHLLRELAELKHEFNALGAPIILIIGDKQCAASFHPEDYPDLPANAVFVRDSTNNLLPELFASSQASEAGFPHLIIVDREDQIRYMSSGYKIAASKEAIQILRRL
- a CDS encoding glycoside hydrolase family 18 protein; its protein translation is MDQQMIVAGYVSDSKLSELSGDHLMKLTHLNVAFGYVKEDQITTAHLKCTNQLQEMKAMYPNLTLLLSVGGWGNGGFSEAASTEEGRQKFAASAVQVVTDFPFDGIDLDWEYPCYSEADIKSSPDDKCNFTLLLKAIRDALDVKGTADSRHYLLTIAAGADQYYIDGTEMDQVQQYLDFIQLMTYDMRGGFQILTGHHTNLFHTTGDLYRISTEASVNMFIQAGVPREKIVIGVAFYSRMWKQVPNKTHGFLQMAGTTGGYGPEYTELFANYINQNGYTRHWDDEAKAPYLFNGDTFISYDDVDSIAHKCEYVKREKLAGAMFWEYSCDRTHTLLDALYAGLYESVK
- a CDS encoding glycoside hydrolase family 130 protein, which codes for MSKIIGEALSNIPWQDKPSGYNAPVWRYTHNPIIQRDAQLNSNSIFNSAVIPFEEGYAGVFRCDSRSVSMDIFAGFSQDGLQWEINENPIQFEGDEYVTKREYRYDPRVCKIEDKYYVSWCNGYHGPTIGLAYTYDFKTFHQLENAFLPYNRNGVLFPRKINGKYAMLSRPSDTGHTPFGDIFFSESPDLTYWGKHRYVMGTINSDASAWQSKKIGPGPIPIETDRGWLLIYHGVINTCNGFVYRMGVALLDLNEPWKVLARSRNYILGPETLYECVGDVPNVTFPCAALSDGDTGRIAIYYGCADTVTGVAFTTVDELFDYMDKYPLEN